CAGCAGGGAAAGTTATCTCTTTTAAGGGGAAAGAGTATACAGTAGAAGAAGCAACACCTGAAGCTTTTGAAGGGGTTCAGATTGCACTATTTTCAGCAGGAGGATCAGTTTCAAAAGCACTAGCGCCGGAAGCAGTTAAACGTGGAGCGATTGCAGTTGATAATACAAGTGCATTTAGAATGGATTCAAACGTGCCTCTTGTTGTTCCAGAAGTAAATGAAGAAGCTTTAAAGAACCATAATGGAATCATTGCTAATCCAAATTGTTCAACGATTCAAATGGTTGTTGCTCTTGAGCCAATTCGTGAAAAGTATGG
The DNA window shown above is from Desertibacillus haloalkaliphilus and carries:
- a CDS encoding aspartate-semialdehyde dehydrogenase, with amino-acid sequence MSNYHVAVVGATGAVGQQMLKTLEERDFPIASLKLLSSKRSAGKVISFKGKEYTVEEATPEAFEGVQIALFSAGGSVSKALAPEAVKRGAIAVDNTSAFRMDSNVPLVVPEVNEEALKNHNGIIANPNCSTIQMVVALEPIREKYG